A single Verrucomicrobiia bacterium DNA region contains:
- the nrfD gene encoding polysulfide reductase NrfD, translated as MSEAATRTKVPVTPLELVREPLVANQRSFGWISDRVSAVTEGRTPKWWWAAFVPSLCLLGLLGAMLYYQIATGVGVWGNQHPTMWGWDIVNFVWWIGIGHAGTLISAILYLLRQKWRTAVNRAAEAMTIFAVMCAGIYPAIHVGRVWFDWWLFPIPTYQGLWPQFRSPLMWDVFAVSTYFTVSVLFWYVGLIPDLAMLRDRAKTKIKQFLFGLFSFGWTGSNRHWSNYEKAYLILAGLSTPLVLSVHSIVSLDFAVSQLPGWHTTIFPPYFVAGAVFSGFGMVLTLLIPLRSMCHLEDIITKRHIDVMCKVTLATGCIVSYAYIMEFIIAWYSGSAMERFHFMNRALGPMWWGWVMMMSCNMLVPQLFWFKKIRQNLVVVWILSIFVNIGMWFERFVIVVVGLYRDFLPSSWDYYKPTWVDVCTYLGTFGLFFTLFLLFMRFLPMIAVSEIKGVTPQADPHHPEAGVNGGHH; from the coding sequence ATGTCTGAAGCCGCCACACGCACAAAAGTGCCCGTCACTCCGCTGGAGTTGGTGCGGGAGCCGTTGGTTGCGAACCAGCGCAGTTTTGGCTGGATTTCCGACCGCGTCAGCGCCGTAACCGAGGGCCGGACGCCCAAATGGTGGTGGGCGGCGTTCGTGCCCAGCCTCTGTCTGCTCGGTTTATTGGGCGCCATGCTGTACTACCAAATCGCCACGGGCGTTGGCGTTTGGGGCAACCAACATCCCACGATGTGGGGCTGGGATATTGTCAATTTCGTGTGGTGGATCGGTATCGGCCACGCGGGCACGTTGATTTCCGCGATTCTCTATCTGCTGCGGCAGAAGTGGCGCACGGCGGTGAATCGCGCCGCCGAGGCCATGACCATTTTTGCGGTGATGTGCGCCGGCATTTATCCAGCCATCCACGTCGGCCGCGTCTGGTTTGACTGGTGGCTGTTTCCGATTCCCACCTATCAAGGTCTGTGGCCGCAATTCCGTTCGCCTTTGATGTGGGACGTGTTTGCGGTTTCCACTTATTTTACCGTCTCCGTTTTGTTCTGGTACGTGGGGCTGATTCCCGATCTCGCCATGTTGCGTGACCGGGCCAAGACCAAGATCAAACAATTCCTGTTCGGCCTGTTCTCGTTCGGCTGGACCGGCTCCAACCGGCACTGGAGCAACTACGAAAAGGCCTATTTGATTTTGGCCGGTCTCTCCACGCCGCTGGTGTTGTCCGTTCACTCGATCGTGTCGCTGGACTTCGCCGTCTCGCAGTTGCCGGGCTGGCACACCACCATCTTTCCGCCGTACTTCGTGGCGGGCGCGGTCTTCTCTGGGTTCGGCATGGTGCTGACGCTTTTGATTCCGCTGCGCAGCATGTGCCATCTGGAAGACATCATCACCAAGCGTCACATTGATGTGATGTGCAAGGTGACGCTGGCAACGGGCTGCATCGTCAGCTACGCCTACATCATGGAATTCATCATCGCCTGGTACAGCGGTTCGGCGATGGAGCGCTTCCACTTCATGAACCGCGCGCTGGGGCCGATGTGGTGGGGCTGGGTGATGATGATGAGCTGCAACATGCTTGTGCCGCAGTTGTTCTGGTTCAAAAAAATCCGCCAAAACCTGGTCGTGGTCTGGATTCTTTCGATCTTTGTGAACATCGGCATGTGGTTCGAGCGGTTCGTGATCGTGGTGGTGGGATTGTATCGCGATTTCCTTCCCTCCAGTTGGGATTATTACAAACCGACGTGGGTGGACGTTTGCACCTACCTCGGCACATTTGGCTTGTTCTTTACCTTGTTCCTATTGTTCATGCGCTTCCTACCCATGATCGCCGTATCAGAAATTAAAGGCGTTACGCCCCAGGCGGATCCGCATCATCCCGAGGCGGGCGTCAACGGAGGACATCATTGA